The following are from one region of the Silene latifolia isolate original U9 population chromosome 9, ASM4854445v1, whole genome shotgun sequence genome:
- the LOC141601806 gene encoding uncharacterized protein LOC141601806 — translation MKDLLLGITGSPYQALQLLDNCTSQLRYNTDTMYGYIRTRRAPVIWAPMVLGAGCHPKHSFTGMMVMNNGLPTVDKLITRGLFLINRCVLCEHSCEDLPYMFFHCDFSRQVLSDIAHWVHIPLSSSSLAHIMHDNVSTRRTVKQQASMMGTIYYLWKERNNRILRVLNPLRILCVL, via the coding sequence ATGAAAGACCTTCTCCTGGGAATTACAGGCTCTCCTTATCAGGCTCTTCAACTGCTTGACAACTGCACATCCCAGTTAAGGTACAATACTGATACTATGTATGGATATATCAGAACTAGAAGGGCTCCAGTTATTTGGGCTCCCATGGTTCTTGGGGCAGGATGCCATCCTAAGCACTCATTCACTGGTATGATGGTTATGAACAATGGATTACCTACTGTTGACAAGCTGATCACTCGTGGGTTGTTTTTGATCAACAGATGTGTGCTTTGTGAGCATAGTTGTGAAGACCTCCCTTATATGTTCTTTCATTGTGATTTCTCTAGACAAGTCCTATCTGATATTGCTCACTGGGTTCATATACCCCTAAGCTCCTCCTCCTTGGCTCATATTATGCACGACAATGTATCCACTCGAAGAACTGTTAAGCAACAGGCTAGCATGATGGGTACAATCTACTATTTGtggaaggaaagaaataataggaTTTTAAGGGTACTAAATCCACTACGGATACTTTGTGTGTTGTAA
- the LOC141601804 gene encoding uncharacterized protein LOC141601804 — MDPDNPYLLQSLIEALQNLSELSPRGTPRRGEQSREEFKVSELPEFVGGTDPEDYLEWERKIERMFEFKDLDDENCCKYAILRLSRGASLWYEGFKVKRARAGKEKISSWESLKRKLRKRYFPATYRLTMYHKIAELTQERSSVSDYINEFENLTLMGGLEESEDLNMARFLRELNLNIANSVELQSYADFDSLCNLCLKVEAQGKAKLTPTHGEGSRSWRSQGQSRGSPSSRTVETTPKTISTPESAPKIPVPKETSLSRVRCFKCQGFGYFQNACPNKRNITLREAIAVPDELYDEEERLGDVFNFEEREEDGNDRDVETYDAPNYDCALVLRAL; from the coding sequence atggaTCCCGATAATCCTTATCTCCTTCAAAGTCTTATAGAAGCACTACAAAATCTTTCGGAACTTAGCCCACGTGGAACACCACGTCGAGGTGAACAAAGTCGAGAAGAATTCAAAGTAAGTGAACTACCCGAGTTTGTGGGAGGCACGGATCCCGAGGATTACCTCGAATGGGAAAGGAAAATTGAACGGATGTTTGAGTTCAAGGACCTGGATGACGAGAACTGTTGCAAGTACGCCATTCTACGACTAAGTCGTGGAGCCTCCCTATGGTATGAAGGCTTTAAGGTAAAACGTGCCCGGGCAGGAAAGGAAAAGATATCCTCTTGGGAATCTCTCAAAAGGAAGCTACGCAAGAGATACTTCCCAGCCACGTATAGGCTCACAATGTATCACAAGATTGCTGAGTTGACTCAAGAGAGGAGCAGTGTCTCAGATTACATAAATGAGTTTGAAAATCTTACTTTGATGGGAGGATTAGAGGAAAGTGAAGACTTGAACATGGCTCGATTCCTTCGTGAACTAAATCTTAACATAGCCAATTCAGTTGAATTACAATCTTACGCTGACTTTGATTCCTTGTGTAATCTGTGTCTCAAGGTCGAAGCTCAAGGGAAGGCCAAGCTCACCCCAACTCATGGTGAGGGTAGTCGAAGCTGGAGGAGCCAAGGACAATCAAGGGGAAGTCCAAGTAGTCGTACGGTTGAGACTACACCTAAGACCATTTCCACCCCTGAGTCCGCTCCCAAGATACCCGTTCCTAAGGAGACAAGTTTATCTAGAGTACGGTGTTTCAAATGCCAAGGATTTGGGTATTTTCAGAATGCGTGCCCAAATAAGAGAAACATTACACTAAGGGAAGCTATTGCCGTTCCAGACGAGTTGTATGATGAAGAAgaacgattgggtgatgtgttcaaCTTCGAAGAAAGAGAAGAGGATGGGAACGATAGAGATGTCGAAACTTATGATGCTCCTAACTATGATTGTGCTTTAGTTCTTCGTGCTTTGTAG
- the LOC141601805 gene encoding uncharacterized protein LOC141601805 encodes MALKSEDVDSELEDETVLVFSKIDRVLVNDEWVSKRPDHFAHYAPEGDYDHCPCFIRSGDTNLRQKRSFKFFNMWTGVPDFLMIVKNGWHNDVLETRMYKVVRKLKMLKTNLKGLNKYFFSDIERNSDIAHELLLNAQRQLHSDPHNTVLRDNEYNIGTSFQILHKAKMEFLRQKAKCEWARDGDSNSAMFHKAIRQRQITNKVLQIEDINGQLCNTLEGIMKAFLDYYQELLGVQGTTKGFMATIVSRGDRVQQNDCHILTKLPNKEEIKNILFDIPDDKSPGPDGYSSCFFKAG; translated from the exons atggccttgaaAAGCGAAGATGTTGACTCTGAATTAGAGGATGAGACTGTTTT GGTTTTCAGTAAGATTGACAGGGTACTTGTGAATGATGAGTGGGTGTCTAAAAGGCCTGATCATTTTGCCCATTACGCTCCTGAGGGTGATTATGATCATTGTCCATGCTTTATTAGATCTGGTGATACTAATTTGAGACAGAAGAGGTCATTCAAATTTTTCAATATGTGGACTGGAGTGCCTGATTTTTTGATGATTGTTAAGAATGGCTGGCACAATGATGTGCTTGAGACTAGGATGTATAAGGTGGTGAGAAAATTGAAAATGCTCAAAACTAACCTGAAAGGATTGAATAAATACTTCTTTTCTGATATTGAGAGAAACTCTGATATTGCTCATGAATTGCTGCTTAATGCTCAGAGGCAGTTGCATTCTGACCCTCATAATACTGTCCTAAGGGATAATGAATACAACATCGGAACCAGCTTTCAAATTCTTCACAAAGCCAAAATGGAGTTCCTGAGACAAAAGGCCAAGTGTGAGTGGGCTAGAGATGGTGATAGTAATTCTGCTATGTTTCATAAGGCTATCAGGCAAAGACAAATTACTAACAAGGTGCTACAAATTGAAGACATCAATGGGCAGTTATGTAACACACTTGAGGGCATAATGAAGGCCTTTTTGGACTATTACCAAGAGTTGTTAGGGGTACAAGGTACCACTAAGGGTTTTATGGCCACCATTGTGAGTAGAGGAGATAGAGTTCAACAGAATGATTGTCATATACTCACTAAATTACCAAACAAGGAGGAAATAAAGAATATTTTGTTTGATATACCTGATGACAAGAGTCCAGGGCCGGATGGCTATTCTAGTTGCTTCTTCAAGGCAGGTTAG